In a single window of the Lebetimonas sp. JH292 genome:
- the fliM gene encoding flagellar motor switch protein FliM, whose translation MAELLSQEEIDALLEVVQEENVAPEELEKAPDILEQRQITLYDFKRPNRVSKEQLRSLRAIHDKMARNLASDISALMRSIVEIQLHSVDQMTYGEFLMSLPSPTSFNVFSLKPLDGKGVIEINPSIVFPMIDRLLGGEGSSYESNREFTDIELSLLDQILRVITQNMKEAWSPIMELFPVIEAKESSPNVVQIVAQNEIVVMIVMEIVIGHTSGMMNICYPVISIESLLPKLANRDLMLSGTTGRKSRNKELRALIRGAKIELEAILGYAYMSMKEIIDLEVGDIIKLNRPADDTVVVKVDGREKFIADFGVSRYRRSIKIKHILKTEHDEVKEILEKLEQMRKEKIENITSGEKNE comes from the coding sequence ATGGCTGAGCTTTTATCACAAGAAGAAATTGATGCGCTTTTAGAAGTTGTTCAGGAAGAAAACGTAGCACCTGAGGAGCTTGAAAAAGCTCCTGATATACTAGAACAGCGCCAAATTACTTTATATGATTTTAAAAGGCCAAACAGGGTCAGTAAAGAGCAGCTCCGTTCTCTCAGGGCGATACATGACAAAATGGCCAGAAATCTTGCAAGTGATATTTCCGCACTTATGAGAAGTATTGTTGAAATTCAGCTTCATTCAGTCGACCAGATGACTTACGGTGAATTTTTAATGTCTCTGCCAAGTCCGACATCTTTTAATGTTTTTTCTTTAAAACCGCTTGATGGAAAAGGTGTAATTGAAATTAACCCTTCAATTGTTTTTCCTATGATAGACAGACTTTTGGGCGGGGAGGGTTCTTCTTATGAATCTAACAGGGAATTTACTGATATAGAACTTAGTCTACTCGACCAGATTTTGAGAGTTATTACACAAAATATGAAAGAAGCCTGGTCGCCTATAATGGAACTTTTTCCGGTAATAGAAGCAAAAGAATCAAGTCCCAATGTTGTTCAGATTGTTGCTCAGAATGAAATTGTTGTTATGATTGTTATGGAAATTGTCATCGGTCATACAAGCGGAATGATGAATATTTGTTATCCTGTTATTTCTATTGAATCGCTTCTTCCAAAACTCGCAAACAGAGATTTAATGCTAAGCGGGACAACAGGCAGAAAAAGTAGAAATAAGGAACTGAGAGCACTTATAAGAGGGGCAAAAATAGAGCTCGAGGCAATACTCGGATATGCTTATATGAGTATGAAGGAAATTATTGATTTGGAAGTCGGTGATATAATAAAGCTAAATAGGCCGGCCGATGACACAGTTGTTGTTAAAGTGGACGGCAGAGAAAAATTTATTGCAGATTTTGGGGTCAGCAGATACAGAAGAAGTATCAAAATCAAACACATTTTAAAAACCGAGCATGATGAGGTAAAAGAGATTTTGGAAAAACTTGAACAAATGAGAAAAGAAAAAATAGAAAATATAACATCAGGGGAGAAAAATGAATAA
- a CDS encoding RNA polymerase sigma factor FliA codes for MCNPYEQTLKEYRDSLAVNYMPAVKAMAARLKERLPSSIDFNDLVSIGLEELVKLSKRYDPKMNDNFWGYAQKRVYGAMLDFLRSLDTISRADRKLVKEIDKITEDYMSRFGTVPSDEYLAEVLNENIEKIKKAKKAGEIYNVFPIEEQLNYFENISKKVEEEELIDIIKKVLKELGEKEQLVIQLYYFEELSLREISEILNVSESRISQIHSHAIRKIRKKLNG; via the coding sequence ATGTGTAATCCTTACGAACAGACATTAAAAGAATACAGGGATTCTCTGGCGGTTAATTATATGCCCGCTGTAAAGGCAATGGCGGCAAGACTTAAAGAAAGACTGCCAAGCAGTATTGATTTTAATGATCTGGTTTCAATCGGGCTTGAAGAACTTGTGAAATTATCAAAAAGATATGACCCTAAAATGAATGATAATTTTTGGGGATATGCACAAAAAAGGGTTTATGGGGCAATGCTCGATTTTTTAAGAAGTCTTGATACCATAAGCAGGGCTGATAGGAAACTTGTAAAAGAAATTGATAAAATTACGGAGGATTATATGTCCAGATTCGGAACTGTCCCAAGTGACGAATATTTGGCCGAGGTTTTAAACGAAAATATAGAAAAAATAAAAAAAGCAAAAAAAGCGGGAGAAATATATAATGTTTTTCCTATAGAAGAGCAGCTAAATTATTTTGAAAATATTTCTAAAAAAGTTGAAGAGGAAGAATTAATTGATATAATTAAGAAAGTTTTAAAAGAGTTGGGTGAAAAAGAACAGCTTGTGATTCAACTTTATTATTTTGAAGAGCTTTCATTAAGAGAAATAAGTGAGATATTAAATGTCAGCGAAAGCAGGATTTCCCAGATACATTCACATGCTATAAGAAAAATAAGGAAAAAATTAAATGGCTGA
- a CDS encoding P-loop NTPase — translation MKTQADKLKELVQEKNTKSSNVHFIAITSGKGGVGKSTITANLGYALHKLGFKVALFDADIGLANLDVILKVKSDKNIYNVLKNECSLKDIIVEIEKDFILIPGKSGEEIMDFADEVTLSKFFSEFEILDSYDFFIIDTGAGIDKKVQIFLEASDDIIVVTVPEPAAITDAYAMIKLISERKDKIFMFLNEVNSEKEAINIFSKINNVAKHNLKKDLRLQMIGYLKKDKIITNCSINRALFTKQEPYSFSSEQIYNIAKKIAKISERKVLKTENKGIGRFFKKIFSQF, via the coding sequence TTGAAAACTCAAGCCGATAAACTCAAAGAACTGGTTCAAGAAAAAAATACTAAATCCTCAAATGTTCATTTTATAGCGATAACCAGTGGAAAAGGAGGTGTGGGGAAAAGTACAATTACGGCAAATTTGGGTTATGCCCTGCATAAATTGGGGTTTAAAGTTGCTCTTTTTGATGCTGATATAGGCTTAGCTAATCTGGATGTAATATTAAAAGTTAAAAGTGATAAAAACATATATAATGTACTTAAAAACGAATGCTCCTTAAAAGATATTATTGTTGAAATAGAAAAGGATTTTATTTTAATCCCGGGAAAAAGCGGTGAAGAAATAATGGATTTTGCAGATGAAGTTACCCTCAGTAAATTTTTCTCGGAATTTGAAATATTAGATAGTTACGATTTTTTTATTATTGATACGGGTGCGGGAATAGATAAAAAAGTTCAAATATTTCTTGAGGCAAGCGATGATATTATTGTAGTTACGGTACCTGAACCTGCCGCCATTACTGATGCATATGCCATGATTAAATTAATCAGTGAAAGAAAAGATAAAATTTTTATGTTTTTAAATGAGGTTAACAGCGAAAAAGAAGCAATTAATATATTTTCAAAAATAAACAATGTGGCTAAACATAATTTAAAAAAAGATTTAAGACTTCAAATGATAGGATATTTAAAAAAAGATAAAATAATTACCAACTGTTCTATAAACAGGGCTCTTTTTACAAAGCAGGAGCCTTATTCGTTTTCCAGCGAACAGATATATAATATTGCAAAAAAAATAGCAAAAATTTCGGAACGAAAAGTGCTTAAAACTGAAAATAAAGGAATCGGAAGATTTTTTAAAAAGATATTTTCTCAGTTTTAA
- the flhF gene encoding flagellar biosynthesis protein FlhF translates to MKLKTYTAESYTEALKKVKEEVGDDAVIVSSKEIKKKTLTSPGLYEIVVAVEEANIMPRKPMSDKAHTQEVMLKLSSAAKEISSISKKENKEIINQPNLTPKKNDEIIELKKQVTKISDTLKFLQASMWEIANKNELQLPPEFSEIYALSRSSGINEKHLDEIMKLTIKYMPLKMRKNSETIKRYFYTLLKKMIPVRMEREITPPYKKIMMFVGPTGVGKTTTIAKLAARFAYKLSKRHKVGIITLDTYRIGAVEQLMTYAKMMRLPIETVVDPSDFSLALESLRHNEYILIDTVGSSQHDKEKIEKLSNFLKVDTFSEININLVLSAVTKYDDLLDIYKNFSILPIDTLVFTKLDETKNYGNIFSLLIETKKPVSYFSTGQEVPDDLTQAEADYLLKGILNKEFN, encoded by the coding sequence TTGAAGTTAAAAACATATACGGCTGAAAGTTATACCGAGGCTTTGAAAAAAGTAAAAGAAGAGGTGGGGGATGACGCTGTAATTGTTTCAAGCAAAGAAATTAAGAAAAAAACCCTTACAAGCCCGGGTCTGTATGAAATTGTTGTAGCTGTTGAAGAAGCCAATATCATGCCCAGAAAACCGATGAGTGATAAAGCGCATACACAAGAGGTTATGTTAAAACTTTCAAGTGCTGCAAAAGAAATATCTTCTATCTCAAAAAAAGAAAATAAAGAAATTATAAATCAGCCGAATTTAACGCCAAAAAAAAATGACGAAATAATTGAACTTAAAAAACAGGTTACAAAAATTTCTGACACATTAAAATTTTTACAAGCGAGTATGTGGGAAATTGCAAATAAAAATGAATTACAGTTGCCTCCCGAATTCAGTGAAATATATGCACTTTCCCGTTCAAGTGGAATTAATGAAAAACATTTGGACGAAATAATGAAACTTACAATAAAATATATGCCTTTAAAAATGAGAAAAAATTCTGAAACGATAAAAAGATATTTTTATACACTTCTTAAAAAAATGATACCTGTAAGAATGGAAAGGGAAATTACACCTCCATATAAAAAAATAATGATGTTCGTGGGGCCTACCGGGGTTGGTAAAACCACAACTATTGCAAAACTGGCCGCCAGATTCGCTTATAAACTTTCCAAGCGTCATAAAGTTGGAATAATAACACTCGACACATACAGAATAGGAGCAGTTGAGCAATTAATGACTTATGCAAAAATGATGAGACTTCCTATAGAAACAGTGGTGGACCCGAGCGATTTTTCACTGGCACTTGAAAGTCTGCGGCATAATGAATATATATTAATTGACACAGTGGGAAGCAGCCAGCATGATAAAGAAAAAATCGAAAAATTATCAAATTTTTTAAAAGTGGATACGTTTTCTGAAATTAATATAAATTTGGTTCTTTCAGCTGTAACTAAATATGATGATTTACTGGATATTTATAAAAATTTTTCAATTTTGCCTATCGACACACTTGTTTTTACCAAACTTGATGAAACAAAAAATTATGGAAATATTTTTTCTCTTTTAATTGAAACAAAAAAACCTGTCAGTTATTTTTCGACAGGACAGGAAGTTCCGGATGATTTAACACAGGCCGAGGCCGATTATTTGCTTAAAGGTATTTTAAATAAGGAGTTTAATTGA
- the folK gene encoding 2-amino-4-hydroxy-6-hydroxymethyldihydropteridine diphosphokinase, which produces MIHITFYPDSYKKSNKKNIALIGIGCNIGNCIRRFKKLYLFLSNHPKIDIIKTSIIYKNPPFGYLAQNDFYNTIMIIKTNFSPIELLNFLLYVEKKFGRVRTFKNAPRTLDLDIIIFNEIKINTKKLILPHPFFKKRDSVLIPLILKD; this is translated from the coding sequence ATTATACATATAACATTTTATCCGGACAGTTATAAAAAAAGCAATAAAAAAAATATTGCTTTAATTGGAATTGGCTGTAATATCGGAAACTGTATAAGAAGATTCAAAAAACTTTATCTGTTTTTATCAAATCATCCCAAAATAGATATTATAAAAACTTCAATAATTTATAAAAACCCCCCTTTTGGATATTTGGCTCAAAATGATTTTTATAATACCATTATGATAATAAAAACAAATTTTTCTCCAATTGAGCTTTTAAATTTTTTATTATATGTGGAAAAAAAATTTGGAAGAGTTAGAACATTTAAAAATGCACCAAGAACGTTGGATTTGGATATAATTATATTTAATGAAATAAAAATTAATACAAAAAAATTAATTTTACCGCATCCTTTTTTCAAAAAAAGGGATTCGGTGTTAATTCCACTTATTTTAAAGGATTAA
- a CDS encoding M24 family metallopeptidase: protein MENFILNKENEIYYECGYSNDNCILLSLDGEKYLITDGRYTLEAKKAKAEVIEERNLIKKAREIILKKRVKKLIIDPLNWSKEEYDYLSAAVKLKNDKNYSHKKRMIKKQNELEIIKKAAKLGAKAFDEFSKAIESGIDEYELSYRFKEKLTCRGKRELSFAPIVAINENAAKPHAKLTNKKLKKNDLLLLDAGIKYKRYCSDRTRTVSINKNISMGKFQKFKNRKMQKIYDIVLKAQEKAIKTVKVGERISTLDKTARKIIEDAGYGKYFVHSLGHGVGLDIHEWPFVNSRNDIIIQEGMVFTIEPGIYLPNEFGVRIEDMVMIDYNGKTKVLSENV, encoded by the coding sequence ATGGAAAATTTTATATTAAATAAAGAAAACGAAATTTATTATGAATGCGGTTATTCAAACGATAACTGCATTTTACTTTCACTTGACGGAGAAAAATATTTAATAACAGACGGGAGATATACCCTTGAGGCCAAAAAAGCAAAAGCCGAAGTTATTGAAGAGAGAAATTTAATAAAAAAAGCAAGAGAAATTATTCTTAAAAAAAGGGTTAAAAAACTAATTATCGACCCGCTTAACTGGTCAAAAGAAGAATATGATTATTTATCAGCAGCTGTGAAACTTAAAAATGATAAAAATTATTCACATAAAAAGAGAATGATAAAAAAACAAAATGAACTTGAAATAATTAAAAAAGCAGCGAAACTTGGTGCAAAAGCTTTTGATGAATTTTCTAAAGCAATTGAAAGCGGTATCGATGAATATGAACTTTCATACAGATTTAAAGAAAAACTAACCTGTAGGGGAAAAAGAGAACTCAGTTTTGCTCCGATAGTGGCAATTAATGAAAATGCCGCAAAACCCCATGCAAAACTTACAAATAAAAAACTTAAAAAAAATGATTTGCTTTTACTTGATGCGGGAATCAAATATAAAAGATACTGTTCTGACAGAACAAGAACCGTTTCAATAAATAAGAATATATCGATGGGTAAATTTCAAAAATTTAAAAACCGAAAAATGCAAAAAATATATGATATTGTTTTAAAAGCTCAGGAAAAAGCTATTAAAACCGTAAAAGTAGGCGAAAGAATTTCCACTCTTGATAAAACAGCCAGAAAAATTATAGAAGATGCCGGATACGGGAAATATTTTGTCCATTCCCTTGGGCATGGGGTAGGGCTTGATATTCACGAATGGCCTTTTGTTAATTCAAGAAATGATATAATTATTCAAGAAGGTATGGTTTTTACAATAGAGCCGGGCATATATCTGCCAAATGAATTTGGTGTAAGAATAGAGGATATGGTTATGATTGATTATAACGGTAAAACCAAGGTGTTAAGCGAAAATGTGTAA
- the aroQ gene encoding type II 3-dehydroquinate dehydratase, whose amino-acid sequence MKIKVIHGPNMNMLGIREVNIYGSMKLEDINKNMEVVAKQNGFEIEFYQSNHEGDIVDSIQESVSDKTDGIIINPAALTHYSIAIRDAVSALRNIPIPVIEIHMSNIQSREDFRKKSLISDVAAGTVSGFGPFSYHLGLLAMMQILNEIKMAKEAQKKVSSENGE is encoded by the coding sequence ATGAAAATTAAAGTAATACACGGACCGAATATGAATATGTTGGGAATCAGGGAAGTAAATATTTACGGGTCTATGAAACTTGAAGACATCAATAAAAATATGGAGGTTGTAGCCAAACAAAACGGATTTGAAATTGAATTTTATCAATCAAATCACGAAGGTGATATTGTGGATTCAATTCAGGAATCTGTTAGTGACAAAACAGACGGGATTATAATTAATCCAGCCGCTTTAACTCATTATTCAATTGCAATAAGAGATGCCGTCAGTGCCCTTAGAAATATTCCTATACCCGTGATTGAGATTCATATGAGCAACATTCAATCAAGAGAAGATTTTAGAAAAAAATCCCTTATTTCGGATGTTGCAGCCGGAACGGTAAGCGGGTTCGGACCTTTTAGTTATCATTTAGGCTTGCTTGCAATGATGCAGATTTTAAATGAAATTAAAATGGCAAAAGAAGCGCAAAAAAAAGTAAGTAGTGAAAATGGTGAGTAG
- a CDS encoding metal-dependent hydrolase, whose product MLKLKADYVLTFKEKSDILLNAEVLFDKKIIKVGYNLDETPAVYLGKNSVLMPALINNHTHLEFSSNKTTLKYGDFITWLNSVIQNRENLFTKCNSKCYKDSINEMKKSGICAFGEISSSGNDLKYLTKQPLKVVYFNEIIGSNPAVADILYQDFLARLENSKKYENEKFKTGISIHSPYSVHPVLMDKVIDIAKKEEMVMQTHFMESNAERLWLDQGKGEFKLFFEQNFKLSHPLIKPIEFIQKFKDTKTTFIHCVHANEKELEEISNIKGFISHCPISNRLLNTGLLNLENVKNKLIDYSVATDGKSSNYSLNLFKEIRAALLMQVELHPKYLAKDLLKAVTINAAKSLGLNNGSIEPTKDADLISFKLPEKVNDIDNLFLQIILHTNEVDYLYINGEEINL is encoded by the coding sequence TTGCTTAAACTTAAAGCTGATTATGTATTAACTTTTAAAGAAAAAAGTGATATTCTTTTAAATGCCGAAGTATTGTTTGACAAAAAAATAATAAAAGTCGGATATAATTTAGATGAAACTCCCGCCGTCTATTTAGGTAAAAATTCGGTTTTAATGCCTGCACTTATCAACAATCATACCCATTTAGAATTTTCTTCAAACAAAACCACACTAAAATATGGGGATTTTATTACCTGGCTAAATTCTGTTATTCAAAACAGGGAAAATCTTTTTACAAAATGCAATTCCAAATGTTATAAAGATTCAATAAATGAAATGAAAAAAAGCGGAATATGTGCTTTCGGGGAAATAAGTTCAAGTGGCAATGATTTAAAATATTTAACCAAACAACCGTTAAAAGTTGTTTATTTTAATGAAATTATAGGTTCAAACCCGGCTGTTGCTGATATACTGTATCAGGATTTTTTAGCACGTCTTGAAAACAGCAAAAAATATGAAAACGAGAAATTTAAAACAGGCATTTCTATTCACTCCCCCTATTCAGTCCATCCTGTTTTAATGGATAAAGTTATAGATATTGCTAAAAAAGAAGAAATGGTCATGCAAACCCATTTTATGGAAAGCAATGCGGAAAGACTCTGGCTTGACCAAGGAAAAGGAGAATTCAAACTTTTTTTCGAGCAGAATTTTAAACTCTCACATCCGCTAATAAAACCGATTGAATTTATACAAAAATTTAAAGACACTAAAACAACTTTTATACACTGTGTTCACGCCAATGAAAAAGAATTGGAAGAAATAAGCAATATAAAAGGATTTATATCACATTGTCCCATATCAAACAGACTTTTAAATACCGGATTACTTAATTTGGAAAATGTTAAAAACAAATTAATAGATTATTCGGTTGCAACAGACGGAAAAAGCTCAAATTATTCACTTAACCTTTTTAAAGAAATTAGAGCTGCCCTGCTTATGCAAGTTGAACTTCATCCAAAATATTTAGCAAAAGATTTATTAAAAGCGGTAACAATTAATGCGGCGAAATCTTTGGGACTTAATAACGGCAGTATTGAACCAACAAAAGATGCGGATTTAATAAGTTTCAAATTACCTGAGAAGGTTAATGATATTGATAATTTGTTTCTTCAAATTATTTTACATACAAATGAAGTGGATTATTTATACATAAACGGAGAGGAAATTAATCTGTAA
- a CDS encoding OmpA family protein, translating into MKRLIVLGSLVFLFAGCADKPLATNVVDLAGNQKVAGWKDKNETALKKVKTVYKEKVVYKSEKVKDSDGDGVIDKFDKCPNTPKGFAVDHNGCPIIATLRINFDFNKADVKKIYYKDIQKIALAIKSNSNIKKIEVAGHTDNIGSKEYNKKLSLRRAKAVAELLIKFGVNPKMIVVKGCGEDYPLVPNTTSTNRALNRRVEIINITD; encoded by the coding sequence ATGAAAAGATTAATTGTTTTGGGAAGTTTGGTATTTTTATTCGCAGGATGTGCAGATAAACCGCTGGCAACAAATGTTGTTGATTTGGCCGGTAATCAAAAAGTTGCGGGATGGAAAGATAAAAATGAAACCGCTTTAAAAAAAGTAAAAACCGTATATAAAGAAAAGGTTGTGTATAAAAGTGAAAAAGTAAAAGATTCCGATGGAGACGGTGTTATAGATAAATTTGACAAATGTCCGAACACACCGAAAGGATTTGCGGTTGATCATAACGGATGTCCTATAATTGCAACATTAAGAATTAATTTTGATTTTAACAAGGCAGATGTAAAAAAGATATATTATAAAGATATTCAAAAAATCGCCCTTGCAATAAAATCCAATTCTAATATTAAAAAAATCGAAGTTGCCGGACATACTGATAATATTGGTTCAAAAGAGTATAACAAAAAATTGTCTTTGAGAAGAGCAAAGGCTGTGGCTGAATTATTGATAAAATTCGGTGTAAATCCTAAAATGATTGTTGTAAAAGGATGTGGAGAAGATTATCCTTTAGTTCCAAATACAACTTCAACAAACAGAGCATTAAACAGAAGAGTGGAAATTATAAATATTACAGATTAA
- a CDS encoding DNA translocase FtsK, which yields MRKSLYLLLFAFFVYFFLSTIFPSFSYVGKFGSFLGKTNLLLFGYIAYIFPLFLIYILYAFYKEKFNFDFSLKVLGGIFIFFALLLIQYEIFDKGIIAKLFIFSLQKYIGIFGIWILILVMFAWGVFLIFEDKILNLMENDKNSENVKMSANEQSESSSPGRLKNGYGGKCIMDNEEENSSQVAKKQEPSTKDQVSSEEIENEIKIENGLLDEENDFEEEKEIIENEASSSQEAKKPSEEIESKKENEKEKNVTKVEVLEDTKKLLSQIETGKRDLPKNWKFPPMDFLAKPKNEKKVINEAEIDKKIKILIEKLKQFKIEGDVVRYYVGPVVTTFEFKPLPHIKVSKILALQDDLAMALKAQSIRIQAPIPGKDVVGIEIPNDKMQTIYLREILESSIFKRAKSPLTIALGKDIVGEPFVTDLKRLPHLLIAGTTGSGKSVGINAMILSLLYRNSPDELKFVMIDPKMLEFSIYNDIPHLLTPVITESKKAIVALNAMVKEMERRYKLMAKMRVKNIEGFNQKVKEKLPYIVIIIDELADLMMTSGKDVEYSIARLAQMARASGIHLIVATQRPSVDVVTGLIKANLPSRISFKVGQKIDSKVILDQFGAESLLGRGDMLFTPPGITGLIRLHAPFASEEEIEKVVEFLKNQREPEYDVSFLNTLDEESEILENIDDLDELFDEAKEIVLKEKRTSISYLQRRLNIGYNRAANLIEQMEKMGILSKPNSKGQREILKGR from the coding sequence TTGCGAAAAAGTTTATATTTATTGTTATTTGCGTTTTTTGTTTATTTTTTTCTTTCTACAATTTTTCCTTCTTTTTCATATGTAGGTAAATTCGGTTCGTTTCTTGGAAAAACAAATTTATTGTTGTTTGGATATATAGCATATATTTTTCCACTTTTTTTAATTTATATTTTATATGCTTTTTATAAAGAAAAATTTAATTTTGATTTTTCTCTTAAAGTATTAGGCGGAATTTTTATTTTTTTTGCTTTACTTTTAATACAATATGAAATTTTTGATAAAGGGATAATTGCAAAACTGTTTATTTTTTCTTTGCAAAAATACATAGGGATATTTGGCATTTGGATTTTAATATTGGTAATGTTTGCCTGGGGAGTGTTTTTGATTTTTGAAGATAAAATATTAAACTTAATGGAAAATGATAAAAATAGTGAAAATGTGAAAATGAGTGCAAATGAGCAAAGCGAATCAAGCTCACCTGGCCGTTTGAAAAACGGCTATGGTGGAAAATGTATAATGGACAATGAAGAAGAAAATAGTAGCCAAGTTGCCAAGAAGCAAGAACCAAGTACCAAGGACCAAGTTTCAAGTGAAGAAATTGAAAATGAGATAAAAATTGAGAATGGGCTTTTGGATGAAGAAAATGATTTTGAAGAGGAAAAAGAGATAATTGAAAATGAAGCAAGTAGTAGCCAAGAAGCCAAGAAGCCAAGTGAAGAGATTGAAAGTAAAAAAGAAAATGAAAAAGAGAAAAATGTAACTAAAGTTGAAGTTTTAGAAGATACCAAAAAATTGCTCTCCCAGATTGAAACGGGTAAAAGGGATTTGCCTAAAAACTGGAAATTTCCTCCAATGGATTTTTTGGCAAAACCTAAAAATGAGAAAAAAGTAATAAACGAAGCAGAAATTGATAAAAAAATTAAAATATTGATTGAAAAGCTTAAACAGTTTAAAATAGAAGGCGATGTTGTAAGATATTATGTCGGACCTGTGGTTACCACATTTGAATTTAAGCCTCTTCCGCATATAAAAGTAAGTAAAATTTTGGCTTTGCAGGATGATTTGGCTATGGCGCTTAAAGCCCAGTCAATCAGGATTCAGGCTCCAATTCCCGGGAAAGATGTGGTGGGGATTGAAATACCAAATGATAAAATGCAGACAATTTATTTAAGGGAAATTCTTGAAAGTTCTATATTCAAAAGAGCAAAATCCCCTCTGACCATAGCTTTGGGCAAGGATATAGTAGGGGAGCCTTTTGTAACCGATTTAAAAAGACTTCCGCATTTATTGATAGCAGGAACGACCGGCAGTGGTAAAAGTGTGGGAATTAACGCTATGATTTTATCCCTTTTATACAGAAACTCACCCGATGAGCTTAAATTTGTAATGATTGACCCTAAAATGCTTGAATTTTCCATTTATAACGATATTCCACATTTACTGACGCCTGTAATTACGGAATCTAAAAAAGCTATAGTGGCTCTTAACGCTATGGTTAAGGAAATGGAAAGACGCTATAAGCTGATGGCTAAAATGAGGGTTAAAAATATTGAGGGGTTTAATCAAAAAGTAAAAGAAAAACTGCCGTATATAGTTATAATTATAGATGAATTAGCCGATTTAATGATGACAAGCGGTAAAGATGTGGAATATTCTATTGCCAGACTCGCACAAATGGCAAGGGCTAGCGGAATACATTTGATAGTTGCTACCCAGCGCCCGAGTGTAGATGTTGTAACAGGACTTATTAAAGCAAATTTGCCAAGCAGAATCAGCTTTAAAGTAGGGCAGAAAATTGACAGCAAGGTTATTCTTGATCAATTTGGCGCTGAAAGTTTATTAGGGCGTGGTGATATGCTTTTTACGCCTCCGGGAATTACAGGGCTTATAAGACTCCATGCCCCTTTTGCCAGTGAAGAGGAAATTGAAAAAGTTGTGGAATTCTTAAAAAATCAAAGAGAGCCTGAATATGACGTAAGCTTTTTGAATACCCTTGACGAAGAAAGTGAAATACTTGAAAATATCGATGATCTGGATGAATTATTTGATGAAGCGAAAGAAATAGTATTAAAAGAAAAAAGAACAAGCATAAGTTATCTTCAAAGAAGACTAAATATTGGGTATAATAGAGCAGCTAATTTAATTGAACAGATGGAAAAAATGGGGATACTCTCCAAACCTAACAGTAAAGGGCAAAGAGAAATTTTAAAAGGGAGATAA